One window from the genome of Macaca fascicularis isolate 582-1 chromosome 7, T2T-MFA8v1.1 encodes:
- the FAM174B gene encoding membrane protein FAM174B — MRAVPPPAQLLPLLLLALLAAPAARANRAESISAPRPEPERESRPPPGPGPGNTTRIGFGAAGGSGSSNSSGDALVTRISTLLRDLPTLKAAVIVAFAFTTLLIACLLLRVFRSGKRLKKTRKYDIITTPAERVEMAPLNEEDDEDEDSTVFDIKYR; from the exons ATGCGCGCGGTGCCGCCGCCCGCTCAGCtcctgccgctgctgctgctcgCGCTCCTGGCAGCTCCTGCCGCTCGCGCCAACAGAGCCGAGTCCATCTCCGCGCCGCGGCCCGAACCCGAGCGCGAGTCGCGGCCACCTCCCGGCCCGGGGCCCGGGAACACTACACGGATTGGGTTTGGGGCGGCGGGCGGCAGCGGCAGCTCCAACAGCAGCGGCGACGCCTTGGTGACCCGCATTTCCACCCTTCTCCGCGACCTACCCACCCTCAAGGCGGCCGTGATCGTGGCGTTCGCCTTCACCACCCTCCTCATCGCCTGCCTGCTGCTGCGCGTCTTCAG GTCAGGAAAGAGGTTAAAGAAGACCCGCAAGTATGATATCATCACCACTCCAGCTGAGCGAGTGGAAATGGCGCCGCTAAATGAAGAGGATGATGAGGATGAGGACTCCACAGTATTCGACATCAAATACAG gTAA